The Dokdonella koreensis DS-123 genome has a segment encoding these proteins:
- a CDS encoding TonB-dependent hemoglobin/transferrin/lactoferrin family receptor: protein MLALAILAALGSPALAQEAPADGETTDTLQTILVEATAEKPQQSATANVTVVSARQLDEEMARSFDDAVRYIPGVSVTDIGRFGSTGFNIRGLEGDRVAITVDGLSLGDTLDPASYQAYDFFRAMRGGVDIDALKTIEVIKGADSITAGSGALGGAVVLVTKDAADYLKASGNDTYLAVKGGYASDSNEASATATFANRTGIVESMLLYTKRRGNERMSHFEVPGTRGPERRVPDPMETDSDNLLAKLDLVLSDAHRVGVTAERAEATVDSEALSRLDATYLSRAGHDTSDRDRYGLHYIWTAGNALFDAMEARYDHQRQYTSGLTTMLFNSSTCPQGLRPCLRTEDRDYEQKLDRLTVHFDKAFDAGAVNHALVYGLAWQTRRAEFSAVDTRYVGQTGEPALIEVDPDLVPKTDIDSWNLYLRDRMSLLDGRLGLTAGLRYDRYDYKPSFDGQYEDPSGTIGDVSFSAPTGQLGIDFKLTDAHTLWAQMGRGFRAPTVEDMYSPTSTTPGVEAGTGAEVELWDTVANPNLEAEKSLNTEVGWRWQTDRQLLGISAYRDRYSNFIEQVTRVRNPDTAYEVCNASGSSCTVEYGDAYLTPENAGRVIVKGIEVEGRWLLGRDFSLRLAYSYNEGEKRNGDPLTSIVPASGVVGLRYLAPSRRWSVTGNLTHAAAKKRGDAVETDADGNLQPTSDFLSDRYTVFDLLANVAITDKLRLNAGVYNLFDEAYYRWQRVRFVTEGSGGVRGGVRGDGIDRYSEPGRNVRVSLTYRF, encoded by the coding sequence ATGCTGGCCCTGGCGATCCTCGCCGCGCTCGGCAGCCCGGCCCTGGCGCAGGAGGCGCCGGCCGACGGCGAGACCACCGATACCCTGCAGACGATCCTGGTCGAGGCCACGGCCGAGAAGCCGCAGCAGTCGGCCACCGCGAACGTGACCGTGGTCAGCGCCAGGCAGCTGGACGAGGAGATGGCGCGCAGCTTCGACGACGCGGTGCGCTACATCCCCGGCGTCAGCGTGACCGACATCGGCCGCTTCGGCTCGACCGGCTTCAACATCCGCGGCCTGGAGGGCGACCGCGTCGCGATCACGGTGGACGGGCTCAGCCTCGGCGACACGCTCGATCCGGCGAGCTACCAGGCCTACGACTTCTTCCGCGCGATGCGCGGCGGCGTGGATATCGACGCGCTCAAGACGATCGAGGTCATCAAGGGGGCCGATTCGATCACCGCCGGCAGCGGCGCGCTCGGCGGCGCCGTCGTCCTGGTGACCAAGGACGCGGCCGACTACCTCAAGGCCTCGGGCAACGACACCTACCTCGCGGTCAAGGGCGGCTACGCCAGCGACAGCAACGAGGCGTCGGCGACCGCGACCTTCGCCAACCGTACCGGCATCGTCGAGTCGATGCTGCTGTACACCAAGCGCCGCGGCAACGAGCGGATGTCCCATTTCGAGGTGCCGGGCACGCGCGGGCCCGAGCGGCGCGTGCCCGACCCGATGGAAACCGACAGCGACAACCTGCTGGCCAAGCTCGACCTGGTACTGTCCGACGCGCACCGCGTCGGCGTGACCGCCGAGCGGGCCGAGGCCACCGTGGACAGCGAGGCGCTCTCGCGCCTGGACGCGACCTACCTGTCGCGCGCCGGTCACGACACGTCCGACCGCGATCGCTACGGTCTCCACTACATCTGGACCGCCGGCAATGCGCTGTTCGACGCGATGGAAGCGCGCTACGACCACCAGCGCCAATACACCAGCGGTCTCACGACGATGCTGTTCAACTCGTCCACCTGCCCGCAGGGCCTGCGGCCGTGCCTGCGCACCGAGGACCGCGACTATGAGCAGAAGCTCGATCGCCTCACCGTCCACTTCGACAAGGCCTTCGATGCGGGCGCGGTCAACCACGCGCTGGTCTACGGCCTGGCCTGGCAGACCCGCAGGGCCGAGTTCTCGGCGGTCGATACCCGCTATGTCGGCCAGACCGGCGAGCCGGCCCTGATCGAGGTCGATCCGGACCTGGTACCCAAGACCGACATCGACAGCTGGAATCTCTATCTGCGCGACCGCATGAGCCTGCTCGACGGGCGCCTGGGCCTCACCGCGGGCCTGCGCTACGACCGTTACGACTACAAGCCGAGCTTCGACGGCCAGTACGAGGACCCGAGCGGCACCATCGGCGACGTCAGCTTCTCGGCGCCGACGGGCCAGCTCGGCATCGACTTCAAGCTGACCGATGCGCATACGCTGTGGGCGCAGATGGGCCGCGGCTTCCGCGCGCCGACCGTCGAGGACATGTATTCGCCGACCTCGACCACGCCCGGCGTCGAAGCCGGGACCGGCGCCGAGGTCGAGCTGTGGGACACGGTGGCCAACCCGAACCTGGAGGCGGAGAAGAGCCTCAACACCGAGGTCGGCTGGCGCTGGCAGACCGACCGCCAGCTGCTCGGGATCTCCGCCTACCGCGACCGCTACTCGAACTTCATCGAGCAGGTGACGCGCGTGCGCAACCCCGACACCGCCTATGAGGTCTGCAACGCCAGCGGCAGCAGCTGCACGGTCGAGTACGGCGACGCGTACCTGACGCCCGAGAACGCCGGCCGGGTGATCGTCAAGGGCATCGAGGTCGAGGGGCGCTGGCTGCTCGGCCGCGATTTCAGCCTGCGGCTGGCCTATTCCTACAACGAGGGCGAGAAGCGCAACGGCGACCCGCTGACCAGCATCGTGCCGGCATCCGGTGTGGTCGGCCTGCGCTACCTGGCCCCGTCGCGGCGCTGGAGCGTCACCGGCAACCTGACCCATGCCGCCGCGAAGAAGCGCGGCGATGCGGTGGAGACCGACGCCGACGGCAATCTCCAGCCGACATCGGACTTCCTCAGCGACCGGTACACGGTGTTCGACCTGCTCGCCAACGTCGCGATCACCGACAAGCTGCGTCTCAACGCCGGCGTCTACAACCTGTTCGACGAGGCCTACTACCGCTGGCAGCGCGTGCGCTTCGTCACCGAGGGGTCCGGCGGCGTGCGTGGCGGCGTGCGCGGCGACGGCATCGACCGCTACTCCGAGCCGGGCCGCAACGTGCGCGTCTCGCTGACCTACCGCTTCTGA
- a CDS encoding DUF2271 domain-containing protein, translating to MNHALRGVLAGLALILAVPSSAEPALRQRENVLGTSFEMAVAGVPDDEVDRALAAALAEVARLDAVLSVWKDDSELARYNASTGAQAPSPDLRTVLRACERWREKTGHAFSCRLGSLLARWRKADGGETLPDRAELRTLARAIDRAAVDLAGDGPVPRPEGLQWETDALAKGWILDRALERARAAVPAATGIRIDIGGDAVYWGEPAAGTAWRVAVADPRQPRDNGGHIATLTLRSRAIAASGHGSRGAQIGRRHYSHVLDPKDGWPVAYAPSAIVVADDAATADALATALTVMPIRAGLDLVEGLPGVAALVVTETGTPFVSSGWAALLDGDSRSDPAWPAGFAFAVDYEIPQQAAAEYRRPYLAIWIAARDGTPVRQLLVLGDSARWLRELPTWWRRYGRRDESAIHGIARETRRPGRYSVGWDGRDDRGRAAAAGDYVLVVEAAREHGGHELVELPFTLSARPIALERSGAAEVGRIQLRLGAAR from the coding sequence ATGAACCATGCCCTGCGCGGCGTGCTGGCCGGGCTCGCGCTGATCCTGGCTGTCCCGTCCTCGGCCGAGCCGGCGCTGCGCCAGCGCGAGAACGTCCTCGGCACCTCGTTCGAGATGGCGGTGGCGGGCGTGCCGGACGACGAGGTCGATCGCGCGCTGGCGGCCGCGCTGGCCGAGGTCGCGCGGCTCGACGCCGTGCTCAGCGTCTGGAAGGACGACAGCGAGCTGGCGCGCTACAACGCGTCCACCGGTGCGCAGGCGCCGTCGCCGGATCTGCGCACGGTCCTGCGCGCCTGCGAGCGCTGGCGCGAGAAGACCGGCCATGCGTTCAGCTGCCGCCTCGGCAGCCTGCTGGCGCGCTGGCGCAAGGCCGACGGCGGCGAGACGCTGCCCGACCGCGCCGAGCTGCGCACGCTGGCCCGCGCGATCGATCGCGCCGCCGTCGACCTCGCCGGTGACGGTCCGGTGCCCCGGCCGGAAGGGCTGCAATGGGAAACCGATGCGCTGGCCAAGGGCTGGATCCTCGATCGCGCGCTGGAGCGCGCGCGCGCGGCGGTGCCGGCCGCCACCGGCATCCGCATCGACATCGGCGGCGACGCGGTCTACTGGGGCGAGCCGGCGGCCGGCACGGCCTGGCGCGTGGCCGTCGCCGATCCGCGGCAGCCGCGGGACAACGGCGGCCACATCGCCACGCTCACGCTGCGGTCGCGGGCGATCGCGGCCAGCGGCCACGGCAGCCGCGGCGCGCAGATCGGCCGCAGGCACTACAGCCATGTACTCGATCCGAAGGACGGCTGGCCGGTGGCCTATGCACCGTCGGCGATCGTCGTCGCCGACGACGCGGCGACCGCCGATGCGCTGGCGACCGCGCTGACGGTGATGCCGATTCGCGCCGGCCTGGACCTGGTGGAGGGCCTGCCCGGCGTGGCGGCGCTGGTCGTCACCGAAACCGGCACGCCGTTCGTGTCGTCCGGCTGGGCGGCCCTGCTCGACGGCGACAGCCGCAGCGATCCGGCCTGGCCGGCCGGCTTCGCGTTCGCGGTGGACTACGAGATCCCGCAGCAGGCGGCGGCCGAGTACCGGCGGCCGTACCTGGCGATCTGGATCGCCGCACGCGACGGCACGCCGGTGCGGCAGCTGCTGGTGCTCGGCGACAGCGCGCGCTGGCTGCGCGAACTGCCGACCTGGTGGCGCCGCTACGGGCGCCGCGACGAGTCGGCGATCCACGGCATCGCGCGCGAGACGCGGCGGCCGGGCCGCTACAGCGTCGGCTGGGACGGCCGCGACGATCGCGGGCGTGCGGCCGCCGCCGGCGACTACGTACTGGTGGTCGAGGCCGCGCGCGAGCACGGCGGCCACGAGCTGGTCGAGCTGCCGTTCACGCTGTCGGCCCGGCCGATCGCGCTGGAGCGCAGCGGCGCGGCCGAGGTCGGCCGGATCCAGCTGCGCCTGGGCGCCGCACGCTAG
- a CDS encoding EF-hand domain-containing protein produces MNKHLPGLLIALALVPAAAAADSVQSAAGAKAPPAAAHREDGAAAIARFLEQFDSNGDGRVDRAEFDAFRLARYAQTDADHDGSVDVDEYVLEYAARNDREIEAARERQVEQTRTRFRALDKDGDGFVSRAEYDASGERAFAHTDSDKNGRIDAADPEPAREAPAAGAAGNDAKAGTGSTAGNAGRSGAARAPRRDVIAMPSTHTRAGFLEIHDADGDGTVTRAEFDRHRGEAFARTDAGGDGRLDADEYLAEFEDRLDRQIARTRENRDKQSAVRFKALDTDKDGRISPAEYAASGARMFERLDTDRNGVVDATDPPPPPREPAAGPASR; encoded by the coding sequence ATGAACAAGCATCTCCCGGGCCTGCTGATCGCCCTTGCCCTGGTGCCGGCCGCTGCCGCCGCCGATTCTGTCCAGTCCGCGGCCGGCGCGAAGGCGCCGCCTGCTGCGGCGCACCGCGAAGACGGCGCCGCCGCGATCGCGCGCTTCCTCGAGCAGTTCGACAGCAACGGCGACGGCCGTGTCGATCGCGCCGAGTTCGACGCGTTCCGCCTGGCGCGCTATGCGCAGACCGATGCGGACCACGACGGCAGCGTGGACGTGGACGAGTACGTCCTGGAGTACGCCGCCCGCAACGACCGCGAGATCGAGGCCGCGCGCGAGCGCCAGGTCGAGCAGACGCGGACGCGCTTCCGTGCGCTCGACAAGGACGGCGACGGCTTCGTCAGCCGCGCCGAGTACGACGCCTCCGGCGAGCGTGCATTCGCGCACACCGACAGCGACAAGAATGGCCGGATCGACGCCGCCGATCCGGAGCCGGCCCGCGAGGCGCCGGCGGCCGGAGCGGCCGGGAACGACGCCAAGGCTGGCACCGGAAGCACTGCCGGGAACGCTGGCCGCAGCGGCGCCGCGCGCGCGCCGCGCCGTGACGTCATCGCGATGCCGAGCACGCACACGCGCGCCGGCTTCCTCGAGATCCACGATGCGGACGGCGACGGCACGGTGACGCGGGCGGAGTTCGACCGCCACCGCGGCGAGGCGTTCGCGCGCACCGACGCCGGCGGCGACGGCCGGCTCGATGCCGATGAATACCTGGCCGAGTTCGAGGACCGGCTCGACCGCCAGATCGCCCGCACCCGCGAGAACCGCGACAAGCAGTCGGCGGTCCGCTTCAAGGCGCTCGACACCGACAAGGACGGGCGCATCAGCCCGGCCGAGTACGCCGCTTCCGGCGCGCGCATGTTCGAACGGCTGGACACCGACAGGAACGGCGTCGTCGATGCCACCGATCCGCCGCCGCCGCCGCGCGAACCGGCGGCCGGTCCCGCGTCCCGCTGA
- a CDS encoding DUF4198 domain-containing protein: MKLSTVLGGGVLAAFVPLLAQAHTPYLAPASFEPMHGNLVTLDAAFGEELFVPEVVFDNSVFAVVGPDGTRVPADSVQRLKTRAVVEHALTGKGTYRFSSGQRLGAVFRTWELDGKKESTRDPAKALPAGATLLAHYQSVNLSEAYVTLGAPTRTALAPYGNGLEIVAATHPSDLYTGEHFAFEVRFDGAPLPGAKVEIFPATGDGRSKQAAATLTTDAAGKARFDLARAGTWLAIVRHRGKAPAGAAAPEYGYGYTLSFRVLDP, translated from the coding sequence ATGAAGCTATCCACCGTGCTGGGTGGCGGCGTGCTCGCCGCCTTCGTCCCGTTGCTGGCCCAGGCCCATACGCCGTATCTGGCACCCGCCAGCTTCGAGCCGATGCACGGCAACCTGGTCACGCTCGACGCCGCCTTCGGCGAGGAGCTCTTCGTACCGGAAGTGGTCTTCGACAACAGCGTGTTCGCGGTCGTCGGCCCCGACGGCACGCGCGTTCCGGCCGACAGCGTGCAGCGTCTCAAGACTCGGGCGGTCGTCGAGCACGCGCTGACCGGCAAGGGCACCTATCGCTTCAGCAGCGGCCAGCGCCTCGGCGCGGTGTTCCGCACCTGGGAGCTGGACGGCAAGAAGGAGAGCACGCGTGACCCGGCCAAGGCGCTGCCGGCCGGCGCCACGCTGCTCGCGCACTACCAGTCGGTCAATCTTTCCGAAGCCTACGTCACGCTCGGCGCGCCGACGCGCACGGCGCTGGCGCCGTACGGCAACGGCCTGGAGATCGTGGCGGCGACGCACCCGAGCGATCTGTACACCGGCGAGCACTTCGCGTTCGAGGTGCGCTTCGACGGCGCGCCGCTGCCGGGCGCGAAGGTCGAGATCTTCCCGGCGACCGGCGACGGCCGCAGCAAGCAGGCTGCCGCGACGCTGACGACCGACGCCGCCGGCAAGGCGCGCTTCGATCTGGCCCGGGCCGGCACCTGGCTGGCCATCGTCCGGCATCGCGGCAAGGCGCCGGCCGGCGCCGCCGCGCCCGAGTACGGCTACGGCTACACGCTGAGCTTCCGCGTGCTCGATCCCTAG
- a CDS encoding sulfite exporter TauE/SafE family protein, producing MNAPLTFAAAWLLGLVASGHCALMCGGISGALGIVTAKDRRGRARRWLLLGYQCGRVLSYVLAGLLIGGIGGGIVGLLDGEGVRDALRAGSAAALVLSALVILGRLRDPGDIVGRRVWLRLAPLGRRLMPVSTFPRAVAFGMVWGWMPCGFVYTVLLIAAVSADPAQAALTMFAFGLGTLPAMLAAGWGAPRLMAWSGRRNVRRAAGVALLGCAALVMSGPWLVAMLPGLHGWLPFDCAPLR from the coding sequence CGCGAGCGGTCATTGCGCGCTGATGTGCGGCGGCATCTCCGGTGCACTCGGCATCGTCACCGCCAAGGACCGCCGCGGCCGGGCCCGCCGGTGGCTGCTGCTCGGCTACCAGTGCGGGCGCGTGCTGTCCTATGTGCTGGCCGGCCTGCTGATCGGCGGCATCGGCGGCGGCATCGTCGGCCTGCTCGACGGCGAGGGCGTGCGCGATGCCCTGCGTGCCGGCAGCGCGGCGGCCCTGGTGCTTTCGGCGCTGGTCATCCTCGGGCGCCTGCGCGATCCGGGCGACATCGTCGGCCGCAGGGTCTGGCTGCGGCTGGCACCGCTCGGACGGCGGCTGATGCCGGTCTCGACGTTCCCGCGCGCGGTCGCGTTCGGCATGGTCTGGGGCTGGATGCCGTGCGGCTTCGTCTACACGGTGCTGCTGATCGCAGCCGTTTCGGCCGATCCGGCGCAGGCGGCGCTGACGATGTTCGCCTTCGGCCTGGGCACGCTGCCGGCGATGCTCGCGGCCGGCTGGGGCGCGCCGCGGCTGATGGCCTGGTCGGGCCGCCGCAACGTGCGCCGTGCCGCCGGCGTCGCCCTGCTCGGCTGCGCGGCATTGGTCATGTCCGGTCCGTGGCTGGTCGCGATGTTGCCGGGCCTGCACGGCTGGTTGCCGTTCGACTGCGCGCCGTTGCGCTGA